From a single Apium graveolens cultivar Ventura chromosome 2, ASM990537v1, whole genome shotgun sequence genomic region:
- the LOC141707517 gene encoding uncharacterized protein LOC141707517: MGVRIGLVILFVLGISWSGDSRELQTGSILTSATDQISLNSGWVAAVFRGNDLDIENDKEVDKKGDVCTLCEEFTSNALTCLNANKTQREIMDILYFSCSKLHFLKKECLVMVDYYIPLFFVEISSIQPKDFCREINLCKQVALISQQISKNSCDLCHYTIAEALMKFKDPDTELDIIEVLLKACEAVKGYEKKCKRIVFEYGPMILLNAEHLLESNDICTILHACNSPKANAQ; encoded by the exons ATGGGTGTGAGAATTGGGCTAGTAATCCTCTTCGTCTTGGGAATTAGTTGGTCCGGTGATTCAAGAGAATTGCAGACCGGTAGTATCTTAACTAGTGCTACTGATCAGATTTCTTTGAATTCAG GTTGGGTTGCAGCAGTTTTTCGGGGAAATGACCTCGACATAGAAAATGACAAAGAAGTAGACAAGAAAGGGGATGTTTGCACATTGTGTGAAGAATTTACTTCCAATGCACTGACTTGCCTTAATGCAAACAAAACACAAAGAGAGATCATGGACATTCTTTACTTCTCTTGCTCAAAGTTGCACTTTTTAAAGAAAGAG TGCCTAGTAATGGTAGATTACTATATACCTCTGTTCTTTGTGGAGATTTCCTCGATACAACCTAAAGATTTCTGTCGTGAAATCAACCTCTGCAAACAAGTGGCTCTCATATCTCAGCAAATTAGTAAAAACAGTTGCGACCTTTGCCATTATACCATTGCAGAAGCTTTGATGAAATTCAAAGATCCCGACACTGAG TTGGATATAATCGAAGTTCTGTTGAAAGCATGTGAAGCTGTGAAGGGATATGAGAAAAAG TGCAAGAGAATAGTCTTTGAATACGGTCCAATGATTCTTCTAAATGCAGAACACTTGCTAGAATCAAATGACATATGCACCATCCTCCATGCCTGTAATTCTCCAAAAGCAAATGCACAGTGA
- the LOC141690571 gene encoding putative LRR receptor-like serine/threonine-protein kinase At3g47570, producing the protein MSGTIPSFLNEYNLIVFLNLSHNNIQGEVPKDGLFSNVSRFSVVGNLRLCGGIQALHLRACPRKISGNKKKTIFPRMILVLFLPLAVFLACLSFIIYLHRKSKWMNNVHVPVLQENQYPRISYQDIQLATEGFSLNNLLGVGRYGSVHKGTLKALEQVVAVKVLNVELRGANKSFLAECETLRNIRYRNLMKIITTCSSTDFKGNDFKALVFEFMTNGSLDNWLNSSSSSHRGHERNLTLLQRLSISIDVALGLDLGLDYLHHHSHTTTQVSLIVT; encoded by the coding sequence ATGTCGGGGACTATTCCAAGTTTTCTTAATGAATATAATCTAATTGTATTCCTCAACCTCTCGCACAACAACATTCAAGGAGAAGTACCTAAAGACGGTCTGTTTTCAAATGTTAGTCGTTTTTCAGTTGTTGGCAATTTACGGCTTTGTGGAGGTATTCAAGCATTGCACTTGCGTGCTTGTCCTAGAAAAATCTCAGGGAACAAGAAAAAGACAATTTTCCCTAGGATGATACTTGTTCTTTTTCTCCCCCTTGCCGTCTTTCTAGCTTGTCTTTCCTTTATTATTTATCTACATCGGAAATCCAAATGGATGAATAATGTCCATGTCCCAGTATTGCAAGAGAACCAATATCCCAGGATTTCATACCAAGATATCCAACTAGCTACTGAAGGTTTTTCCCTAAACAATTTGCTAGGTGTGGGAAGATACGGTTCGGTTCACAAAGGAACCCTCAAAGCATTGGAACAAGTTGTTGCTGTGAAGGTACTAAATGTTGAATTACGTGGAGCCAACAAGAGTTTTTTGGCAGAGTGTGAAACATTGAGAAATATTCGTTATAGGAATCTCATGAAGATCATCACAACATGCTCTAGCACTGATTTTAAAGGTAATGATTTCAAGGCATTGGTTTTTGAGTTCATGACGAATGGAAGTCTAGATAACTGGTTAAATTCAAGTTCTTCCTCCCATCGAGGACATGAAAGAAACTTGACGTTACTCCAGAGACTCAGTATTTCCATTGATGTTGCACTGGGACTGGATTTGGGACTGGATTACCTACATCATCATAGCCACACAACTACACAAGTATCATTGATTGTGACATAA